The following proteins come from a genomic window of Parambassis ranga chromosome 4, fParRan2.1, whole genome shotgun sequence:
- the lrrc7 gene encoding LOW QUALITY PROTEIN: leucine-rich repeat-containing protein 7 (The sequence of the model RefSeq protein was modified relative to this genomic sequence to represent the inferred CDS: substituted 2 bases at 2 genomic stop codons): MTTKRKLIGRLVPCRCFRGEEEVISVLDYSHCSLQQVPKEIFSFERTLEELYLDANQIEELPKQLFNCQALKKLSMPDNDLSNLPTTIASLVNLKELDISKNGIQEFPDNIKCCKGLSVVEASVNPITKLPDGFTQLLNLTQLFLNDAFLEYLPANFGRLSKLRILELRENHLKTMPKSIHRLTQLERLDLGSNEFSEVPEVLEQIHNLKELWLDNNSVQSIPGSIGKLRQLRYLDLAKNRIETLDTDISGCEALEDLLLSSNMLQHLPDSIGMLKKLTTLKVDDNQLTSLPNTIGSLSLLEELDCSCNELESLPPTIGYLHSLRTFAADENFLSELPREIGNCKNVTVMSLRSNKLEFLPDEIGQMTKLRVLNLSDNRLKNLPFTFTKLKDLAALWLSDNQSKALIPLQTEAHPETKQKVLTNYMFPQQPRHDEDYQSDSDSFNPTLWEEQRQQRMTVAFDFEDKKEEEDNSGKKXQSTNVLXVEINLKRYPTPYPEDLKNMVKSVQSLVGKSVHGVHGHQHPHQHQHPHQHQHQHQHQHQHQLSTGSATSAGTNMEHTHLSKEQYEPPWPLPPKEVTDREMQDFSQNQLMDQGSVHNSGIDIPKRKDKEDLTESSEESMVGSPNDIRISDMRPTLVEPPMYKPKVVLLGKDKKESTDEEVDKLHCLNHSGSSATYSDYSPSQGSSGSSNPPANAHSHAHQHTPALPAPTKDQAPQTHWTNRLAQSFPKPIDSKPLLRETPPSGTLQQRGDRRPLSEPFDWAEAPHYDNTGFDAEESPLDPQSSSTSQGNPPLGSKPRSQSTHGRRPLLRQERIVGVPLELDTQTLPFHGNQRSNPDNDLQSSGHPPQNPWQNWTRTPSPLEDRTAFPSKLDLTPSSSPNPDRKDLDPRLEQNTGPLPGSWTYHDNQGEPNRKDQLSVSGGNKVTVVMSKSSDRLSPMMKETRSKFKKSQSIDEIDIGSYKVYSIPMDSYSSSIEQQTSLDRQELPGSMEQTSMARSQSAPMLDDEMGFPGHGNHNHPGQNQKPAIPQKAYHFDQNYNPQVTMDRRVPPPFPNTPDYANHSSKALEYMNQPGKTLPKELVSPRYRAYPPLEMFSFPQSPINQDGLPSQQQQQQQPIPSQRSRPGFLRRADSLVSSTELALFRRVHEAQQEALQEAQYRQQMDPPLYSRATAYSTPMDHSALSNMADTQSQMLHNKRNGRYDDDYPTYQEQKKPMIGYPTKSLTQRRPLSARSYSTETYGVSQARPVSARPTMAALLEKMPPDYTLATCPEKPPEDTIKVRPVVPQKPEDITSKMPADWRQQLLRHIEAKRLDRSGVLKHNTLTLGMLCQGGGHGQGRSSTLNFNLYNNTKHEPPAGRWLPLPPPPSANATPSQQAAMLDNDQEGVSGSNQWVPYSLGRRDVPPDNLMKKGGHSHNPSHQSHNTMIVTSTSSSSATTPHRVVVQQGYDGMMNKGGQYQPGMPLSVVPSGQYQGNMQALPAPGQAYSSSGLPMAISQSGNQPQYNPHTSHQPVTNPQYHGNQGMVHSNQAIMTHTNPRPQSARCLLQTKGQKSTDGFQEQLCVRIEKNPGLGFSISGGISGQGNPFKPSDMGIFVTRVQHDGPAASSLQPGDKILQANGHSFLHMEHETAVSLLKSFQRTVDLVVLRD; encoded by the exons ATGACCACTAAGCGGAAGCTGATTGGCCGGCTGGTGCCGTGCCGCTGTTTCCGTGGTGAAGAGGAAGTGATCTCGGTGTTGGACTACTCTCACTGCAGCCTTCAGCAGGTCCCCAAGGAGATCTTCAGCTTTGAGAGAACCCTGGAAGAGCTCTACTTAGACGCCAACCAGATTGAGGAACTACCCAAG CAACTCTTCAACTGCCAGGCCTTGAAGAAGCTGAGCATGCCCGATAACGACCTGTCCAACCTGCCCACCACCATCGCCAGCCTGGTTAACCTCAAAGAGCTAGACATCAGTAAAAATg GAATCCAGGAGTTTCCAGACAATATCAAATGCTGTAAAGGCCTGTCTGTGGTGGAAGCCAGTGTCAACCCCATCACcaa aCTCCCAGATGGTTTCACGCAGCTCCTGAATCTGACCCAGCTCTTCTTAAACGATGCCTTCCTGGAGTATCTGCCGGCTAACTTTGGCAG ACTCTCCAAACTACGGATCCTGGAGCTGAGAGAGAACCACCTGAAAACCATGCCAAA GTCCATTCATAGACTGACACAGCTGGAGAGGCTGGATCTGGGTAGCAATGAATTCTCTGAAGTG CCGGAGGTGTTGGAACAGATCCACAACCTGAAGGAGCTGTGGCTGGATAACAACTCAGTACAGTCTATACCTGGG TCAATAGGGAAGCTGCGGCAGTTGCGGTACTTGGACCTCGCTAAGAATCGCATTGAGACGTTGGACACAGATATTTCTGGCTGTGAGGCCTTAgaagacctgctgctgtcctccaaCATGCTGCAGCACCTTCCTGACTCtatag GAATGTTGAAGAAGCTGACCACACTGAAGGTAGATGACAACCAGCTGACCTCACTGCCTAACACCATCGGGAG TCTGTCTCTGTTGGAGGAGTTGGACTGTAGTTGTAATGAGTTGGAGTCGTTGCCTCCTACCATCGGCTACCTGCACAGCCTGAGGACCTTCGCTGCTGATGAGAACTTCCTCTCAGAGTTACCCCGTGAG ATCGGTAACTGTAAGAATGTGACGGTGATGTCACTGCGGTCCAACAAACTGGAGTTTCTTCCTGATGAGATCGGACAGATGACCAAACTACGAGTCCTGAATCTCAGTGacaacag gttaAAGAATCTTCCGTTTACCTTCACTAAGCTGAAGGACCTGGCAGCTCTGTGGCTCTCTGACAATCAG tccaAGGCTCTGATCCCACTGCAGACAGAAGCCCACCCAGAAACCAAACAGAAGGTTCTGACCAACTACATGTTTCCTCAGCAGCCGCGGCACGATGAGG attacCAGTCGGACAGTGACAGCTTTAATCCCACTCTgtgggaggagcagagacagcagaggatGACAGTGGCCTTTGACTTTGAggacaagaaagaagaggaggacaacTCTGGGAAG AAATAACAATCAACAAATGTCTTATAGGTGGAGATCAACCTAAAGCGCTACCCTACGCCCTACCCCGAAGACCTGAAGAACATGGTCAAGTCAGTGCAAAGTCTTGTGGGTAAAAGTGTACATGGCGTACACGGACACCAACATCCACACCAACACCAACATCCACACCAAcaccagcatcagcaccagCATCAGCACCAACACCAGCTGAGCACAGGCAGCGCCACCTCAGCAGGAACCAACATGGAACACACGCACCTCAGCAAAGAGCAGTACGAACCTCCATGGCCGCTGCCTCCCAAAGAG GTGACGGACAGAGAGATGCAGGACTTCTCTCAGAATCAGCTAATGGATCAGGGATCAGTGCATAACTCTGGCATCGACATTCCCAAGAGGAAGGACAAAGAGGACTTAACAGAGAGCTCCGAG gaGTCAATGGTCGGCTCACCCAACGACATCCGCATCTCTGACATGAGGCCCACCTTGGTGGAGCCTCCGATGTACAAACCAAAGGTGGTGCTGCTGGGGAAAGATAAGAAAG AGTCCACAGACGAGGAGGTGGATAAGCTCCACTGTCTGAACCACAGCGGCTCCTCAGCCACCTACTCCGATTACTCCCCCTCACAGGGCTCCTCGGGCTCCTCAAACCCGCCCGCCAACGCACACTCTCATGCACACCAACACACTCCCGCCCTGCCGGCCCCCACCAAGGACCAGGCCCCTCAGACACACTGGACCAAcag ACTCGCCCAGTCGTTCCCTAAGCCCATCGACTCCAAGCCCCTGCTGAGAGAAACCCCTCCATCAGGAACCCTGCAGCAGCGCGGGGACCGGCGTCCCCTCAGCGAGCCTTTTGACTGGGCTGAGGCCCCTCACTACGACAACACAGGTTTTGACGCAGAGGAGTCTCCTCTTGACCCTCAGTCGTCCTCCACAAGTCAGGGAAACCCGCCGCTGGGCTCCAAACCCCGCAGCCAGTCGACGCACGGCCGCCGCCCCCTCCTCAGGCAGGAGCGGATCGTAGGGGTTCCCTTGGAGCTGGACACCCAGACGCTCCCCTTCCACGGCAACCAACGATCCAACCCCGACAATGACTTGCAATCCTCCGGGCATCCTCCACAAAACCCTTGGCAGAACTGGACCAGGACTCCAAGCCCGCTGGAAGACAGAACCGCTTTTCCCTCCAAGCTAGACCTGACGCCCTCCTCCAGCCCCAACCCAGACCGCAAGGACTTGGACCCAAG GCTGGAACAAAACACGGGGCCTTTACCCGGCAGCTGGACGTACCATGACAATCAGGGGGAGCCGAACAGGAAGGATCAGCTAAGTGTCAGTGGGGGGAACAAGGTGACCGTGGTGATGAGTAAAAGCTCAGACCGCCTGTCCCCCATGATGAAAGAGACGAGATCCAAATTTAAGAAGTCGCAGAGCATAGATGAGATTGACATTGGTTCCTACAAAGTCTACAG TATTCCCATGGACAGCTACAGCTCGTCCATCGAGCAGCAGACTAGTTTGGATCGTCAGGAGCTGCCCGGTTCTATGGAGCAGACCAGCATGGCGCGGTCACAGTCCGCTCCCATGTTAGATGATGAGATGGGCTTCCCGGGTCACGGCAACCACAATCATCCGGGACAGAACCAAAAACCTGCCATCCCACAGAAGGCCTACCACTTCGACCAGAACTACAACCCCCAG GTGACCATGGATCGCAGGGTCCCTCCCCCTTTCCCAAACACACCCGATTATGCCAACCACTCATCGAAGGCTTTGGAGTACATGAATCAGCCAGGGAAGACGTTACCCAAGGAGCTTGTGAGCCCACGGTACCGCGCATATCCACCGCTGGAGATGTTTTCCTTCCCCCAATCACCGATCAATCAGGATGGCCTGCCCagccagcaacaacaacagcagcagccaatcCCATCACAGCGCTCCAGACCAGGGTTCCTGAGGAGAGCAGATTCACTGGTGAGCTCTACAGAGCTCGCTTTGTTCCGCCGAGTTCATGAAGCCCAGCAGGAGGCGCTGCAGGAAGCTCAGTACAGACAGCAG ATGGACCCACCTCTCTACAGTCGGGCTACAGCTTACTCCACCCCCATGGATCACTCTGCTCTCAGCAACATGGCCGACACTCAGAGTCAGATGCTGCACAACAAGAGAAACGGTCGCTACGACGATGACTACCCCACTTACCAGGAACAGAAGAAGCCCATGATTGGCTATCCGACTAAGAGCCTGACTCAGCGTCGCCCCCTGTCTGCCAGGAGTTACAGCACTGAGACCTATGGAGTATCTCAG GCCCGCCCGGTTTCGGCTCGACCCACCATGGCCGCCCTGCTGGAGAAGATGCCGCCTGACTACACCCTCGCCACCTGCCCTGAAAAACCACCCGAGGACACTATCAAAGTAAGACCTGTGGTACCACAGAAACCCGAAGACATCACATCCAAGATGCCCGCCGACTGGAGGCAACAGCTACTCCGGCACATAGAAGCCAAGCGATTGGACCGG AGTGGTGTCCTAAAGCACAACACGCTCACGCTGGGCATGCTCTGTCAGGGCGGGGGTCACGGCCAGGGGCGCAGCAGCACTTTGAACTTTAACCTTTACAATAACACTAAGCatgagccccctgctggccgCTGGCTGCCActacctcctcctccgtctgctAACGCT aCCCCCTCTCAGCAGGCtgccatgctggacaatgaccAGGAGGGGGTGTCAGGGAGCAACCAGTGGGTTCCCTACTCACTCGGCAGGAGGGACGTCCCGCCTGACAACCTCATGAAAAAG GGCGGCCATTCCCACAATCCTTCCCACCAGTCCCACAACACCATGATCGtcacttccacctcctcctcctcagccaccACACCTCACCGTGTGGTTGTGCAGCAGGGCTATGATGGGATGATGAACAAGGGGGGTCAGTACCAACCTGGGATGCCCCTGTCTGTGGTTCCTTCAGGGCAGTACCAAGGCAACATGCAGG CCCTTCCCGCTCCGGGCCAGGCTTACTCGAGTTCCGGCCTGCCTATGGCCATTTCTCAATCGGGGAACCAACCACAGTACAACCCCCATACCTCCCACCAGCCCGTTACCAACCCCCagtaccatggtaaccagggcATGGTCCATAGCAACCAGGCTATCATGACCCACACCAACCCACGGCCTCAGAGCGCCCGCTGCCTGCTGCAGACCAAAGGCCAGAAGAGCACGGACGGTTTCCAGGAGCAG ttgtGTGTGAGAATAGAGAAGAACCCTGGTCTTGGTTTCAGTATCTCTGGTGGCATCAGCGGCCAGGGGAACCCCTTCAAACCCTCCGACATG GGTATCTTTGTTACTAGGGTACAGCATGACGGGCCCGCCGCCTCCTCCCTGCAGCCCGGAGACAAGATACTGCAG